From the genome of Uranotaenia lowii strain MFRU-FL chromosome 1, ASM2978415v1, whole genome shotgun sequence, one region includes:
- the LOC129745177 gene encoding neuropeptide CCHamide-2-like isoform X1 codes for MYSSRDSPKMPHLSAICLSLVVVSVLVQDANAKRGCAAFGHACYGGHGKRSSLPLPAGGLALIGGEIEAGGGSSNDSPVPPLPYLKLMERSKSLDLAPELRTLADDGMLDNGLIIREEPVPSYNGHEQFEQGMRFAMNAILRQLIGEKRQRQRLDLIPNYQPSEPAMSSQLIESETK; via the exons ATGTAT AGTTCCAGAGATTCTCCCAAAATGCCACACCTGTCCGCCATCTGTTTGAGTTTGGTCGTCGTTTCGGTTTTGGTGCAAGATGCTAATGCAAAAC GAGGCTGCGCAGCATTCGGTCACGCCTGCTACGGTGGCCATGGAAAACGATCCTCGCTTCCGCTTCCGGCCGGGGGTCTCGCCCTCATCGGTGGTGAAATAGAAGCCGGTGGAGGATCTTCCAACGACAGTCCGGTTCCTCCTCTACCTTACCTTAAGCTGATGGAACGCAGCAAAAGTTTAGATCTTGCGCCGGAGCTGAGAACCTTAGCTGATGACGGTATGCTGGACAATGGGCTCATCATTCGAGAGGAACCGGTGCCATCTTACAACGGCCACGAACAGTTTGAGCAGGGAATGCGATTTGCGATGAATGCCATCTTGAGACAGTTG ATTGGAGAAAAAAGGCAACGGCAACGGCTGgatttgatcccaaattacCAACCCAGTGAACCGGCCATGTCATCCCAGCTGAtagaaagcgaaacgaagtAA
- the LOC129745177 gene encoding neuropeptide CCHamide-2-like isoform X2 produces the protein MPHLSAICLSLVVVSVLVQDANAKRGCAAFGHACYGGHGKRSSLPLPAGGLALIGGEIEAGGGSSNDSPVPPLPYLKLMERSKSLDLAPELRTLADDGMLDNGLIIREEPVPSYNGHEQFEQGMRFAMNAILRQLIGEKRQRQRLDLIPNYQPSEPAMSSQLIESETK, from the exons ATGCCACACCTGTCCGCCATCTGTTTGAGTTTGGTCGTCGTTTCGGTTTTGGTGCAAGATGCTAATGCAAAAC GAGGCTGCGCAGCATTCGGTCACGCCTGCTACGGTGGCCATGGAAAACGATCCTCGCTTCCGCTTCCGGCCGGGGGTCTCGCCCTCATCGGTGGTGAAATAGAAGCCGGTGGAGGATCTTCCAACGACAGTCCGGTTCCTCCTCTACCTTACCTTAAGCTGATGGAACGCAGCAAAAGTTTAGATCTTGCGCCGGAGCTGAGAACCTTAGCTGATGACGGTATGCTGGACAATGGGCTCATCATTCGAGAGGAACCGGTGCCATCTTACAACGGCCACGAACAGTTTGAGCAGGGAATGCGATTTGCGATGAATGCCATCTTGAGACAGTTG ATTGGAGAAAAAAGGCAACGGCAACGGCTGgatttgatcccaaattacCAACCCAGTGAACCGGCCATGTCATCCCAGCTGAtagaaagcgaaacgaagtAA